From Nonlabens sp. Ci31, the proteins below share one genomic window:
- a CDS encoding ATP-binding protein, with protein sequence MAKKKYTTRELMEMTIDVMNKSINEPRSDGKVPPKVGALLLFPGGRIETAFRGELRDGDHAEFTLLERKFPNENLEECILFTTLEPCVKRNNPKVPCCRRTTNARIKKVFVGIEDKDPTVDGKGIKHLENHGVEVKMFDRDLQRVIELENKDFLNQALTRKKESEEDDLRSPIENPIADYNSSKFSESALKKFIKESELNYDFKDMSFLQYLADFGAMEWSEDKKQFIPTGFGILLFGANPRTRFKNAVLKAHVTYGNNNIEPKDFSDALVLIPDQIEEWLKKVLPLSKDTSEFKRKDVPDFPINVLREAIVNAIVHRDYEIEGAKCEIKIDNDKIIVTSPGEPLPAISLEQLNTFEAPSLSRNPIITYAFSLMDYIEEKGFGMKTFKSLNKEFDLPIPKYTMKNPFLTLTFPRTSEGVKSVMASPAIESLDKEELGYLELFRKQELVTKSEFVSYTLLTVRTAQRILKDWVESGIIETIGAGRGTKYRLNN encoded by the coding sequence ATGGCAAAAAAGAAATACACAACTAGGGAATTAATGGAAATGACTATAGATGTCATGAATAAAAGTATTAATGAACCTAGATCAGATGGTAAGGTGCCACCCAAAGTAGGTGCATTGCTTTTGTTTCCTGGTGGTAGAATTGAAACTGCTTTTCGTGGAGAATTACGAGATGGTGACCATGCAGAGTTTACTTTGTTGGAACGGAAATTCCCCAATGAAAATTTAGAAGAATGTATTCTGTTTACAACTTTAGAACCATGTGTTAAACGTAATAATCCTAAGGTTCCTTGCTGTAGAAGAACTACTAATGCACGTATTAAAAAAGTTTTTGTAGGTATAGAAGATAAAGACCCTACTGTAGATGGGAAAGGAATAAAGCACTTAGAAAATCATGGCGTTGAGGTTAAAATGTTTGATAGAGATTTACAACGTGTCATTGAATTAGAAAATAAAGATTTTTTAAACCAAGCATTAACACGTAAGAAAGAAAGTGAAGAAGATGATTTACGTTCCCCTATAGAAAATCCGATTGCTGATTATAATAGCAGTAAATTTTCTGAGAGCGCACTTAAAAAGTTTATTAAAGAGTCTGAATTAAATTATGACTTTAAAGATATGTCGTTCTTACAATATTTAGCAGATTTTGGTGCTATGGAATGGTCAGAAGATAAAAAGCAATTCATACCTACTGGTTTTGGTATTTTACTATTTGGAGCAAACCCTAGAACCAGATTTAAAAATGCTGTTTTAAAAGCGCATGTAACTTATGGCAACAATAATATTGAACCTAAAGATTTTAGTGATGCACTGGTTTTAATTCCAGATCAAATAGAAGAATGGCTCAAAAAGGTTTTGCCTTTATCAAAAGATACTTCAGAATTTAAAAGAAAAGATGTCCCAGATTTCCCTATTAATGTTTTACGTGAAGCTATAGTAAATGCAATAGTCCATAGAGATTATGAAATAGAAGGAGCTAAGTGTGAGATTAAAATTGATAACGATAAAATCATTGTTACTAGTCCTGGAGAGCCACTGCCTGCGATTAGTTTAGAACAATTAAACACTTTTGAAGCTCCTTCATTAAGTAGAAATCCTATTATTACTTATGCGTTTAGTTTAATGGATTATATAGAGGAAAAAGGGTTTGGAATGAAAACCTTTAAATCTTTGAACAAAGAGTTTGATTTGCCTATTCCTAAATATACAATGAAGAATCCATTTTTAACATTAACCTTCCCTAGAACATCTGAAGGAGTAAAATCTGTTATGGCTAGTCCAGCAATTGAAAGCTTAGATAAAGAAGAGTTAGGATATCTTGAATTATTCAGGAAACAAGAGCTGGTAACGAAATCAGAGTTTGTATCATACACTTTACTCACTGTAAGGACTGCCCAGCGCATATTGAAAGATTGGGTAGAAAGTGGAATTATAGAAACTATTGGCGCGGGAAGAGGAACTAAATATAGGTTGAACAATTAA
- a CDS encoding PD-(D/E)XK nuclease family protein translates to MISSLYKLYYRSKGNRTPLEDFNTECLVGIFNYVPEIGNLFAVQFLELPVGAYKFTTQEYYPLSDDPNCFVDMVVKNDSCICFVENKVDSTEGYEQINRYQKVLQSFPKGLQKEMRYITKHSDVKTGQLNNFKQYRWYEVAVFLLLHFPENVLVVDYHQFLKQQHMAQETKFTTDAVIALKNFQVAYETARLHFSTGYHLMMKIFPKVKLHKQNVKSYQKIVYGERISIKTLDVFETNDQYAEILIGLHFHEVKYQVQLWLASDHLLGETILDRAVKANIFDVVEKNEHGYMINFNSKIYNFIEVEESEIKKWFQESLQKLKNFIIDNPDIKWNSKLILENTK, encoded by the coding sequence ATGATAAGTAGCTTATACAAGCTCTACTATAGATCTAAAGGGAATAGAACGCCACTAGAAGATTTTAATACAGAGTGTCTGGTAGGAATTTTTAATTATGTACCAGAGATAGGTAACTTGTTTGCTGTGCAATTTTTAGAATTACCAGTAGGAGCATATAAATTTACTACACAAGAGTATTATCCCTTAAGTGATGATCCTAATTGCTTTGTAGATATGGTCGTTAAAAACGATTCTTGTATTTGCTTTGTAGAGAATAAAGTAGATTCTACAGAAGGTTATGAGCAAATTAACCGTTATCAAAAAGTGCTTCAATCCTTTCCTAAAGGGTTACAAAAGGAAATGCGATACATTACAAAACATAGCGATGTTAAGACAGGTCAACTCAATAATTTTAAACAATACCGCTGGTATGAAGTAGCGGTATTTCTATTACTTCATTTTCCAGAAAATGTACTCGTTGTAGATTATCATCAATTTTTAAAACAACAACATATGGCACAAGAAACTAAGTTTACCACAGACGCAGTAATTGCATTAAAGAATTTTCAGGTTGCTTATGAAACGGCAAGACTTCATTTTAGCACAGGCTATCATTTAATGATGAAGATATTTCCTAAGGTAAAGCTTCATAAACAAAACGTGAAAAGTTATCAAAAGATCGTGTATGGTGAGCGTATTTCTATTAAAACCTTAGATGTATTTGAGACAAATGATCAGTATGCAGAAATTTTAATCGGACTTCATTTTCATGAAGTAAAATATCAGGTACAACTCTGGTTAGCTAGTGATCATCTGTTAGGTGAAACCATTTTGGACCGTGCGGTAAAGGCTAATATTTTTGACGTGGTAGAAAAAAATGAGCACGGTTATATGATTAATTTTAATAGTAAGATTTACAATTTTATTGAGGTTGAAGAAAGTGAGATAAAAAAATGGTTTCAAGAATCGCTTCAAAAATTAAAGAATTTTATTATAGATAATCCAGATATTAAATGGAATTCTAAATTGATACTAGAAAATACTAAGTAA
- a CDS encoding AAA family ATPase, whose product MNKIKNFHFTVYEYLIAYHAVNPSFTFLTRKRDSKKYKKEDGYILVGNDDYATAGLVNRKGANLSSRAISLFFVKTGENSFDVKLDINYNDDLNATDKNALDQLVSRLNLESNDTRQQVAVAQVKDDDTNQLFEYLNRFYPILLNWSESSETKDFLVSKTEFKKLTKKIKPYLKSNQQELPQLILVNLTWNSKDWKEPSVDISNHGYVKEGNVPGESWNFQVDAPWNDEDYLYGYAQFTNEPTIKDNLLLIFYSQGKIVGFYGDAQIGNFTEEAFKNLSGDRALSFVLENKIDGIKEKGFLEDKERIGQIGFTYLQESVTFDVIVEEAIRLNPNQALQLDHLKTWYYSGATPSDTQEDMDELMSALRQLSKQQIKDYFKHLELLKDEFKLNINDERIVFNIAQGNLNFHIGQRYVFNLSFEKTSKIYGVISKNKLNENSEAFKDNPESTYFNYYLENLQNFTVLEDHFIAVKEELDATIKCSRLKFDNPFFREMVFNTPFRNEVYQKLFDSNQSSMINPNTILYGPPGTGKTYLTIAKAVALVDPDFYNINKDDREKIGNRYQELLISNWEKTTGQIAFTTFHQSFTYEDFVEGIKPVMESDDLKYKVEDGILKKMCLLAKGSSSIDELQTDGELSWDENTFEQSLFYKLSLGEAANPEDDIIYEYCINNNLITLGFIREVDLTGKSQSQIREISSDNDRSIAAAQMLNTFVHGLQEDDYIVISKGNRIVRALGKITGGYFYDPNSEIEYAHFRKVEWIFKDQEVPSKEIYRNSLTQRSLYKLDQSLIKKDFFVKSATAINIETDVDQPYILIIDEINRGNVASIFGELITLIETDKRAGAENELSVILPYSKTKFSVPSNLHIIGTMNTADRSIEALDSALRRRFEFIEMLPDYDVIDKELNQMDFEGYQLSAILKIINNRITILIDRDHQIGHSYFLKLKHSADLEKNLKSVFKNKIIPLLQEYFFNDYVKIAMVIGEGFMDKDQYSKVTFATSDGDYASDYDGVVRYEIKKDFEMSKAIMQLMGDTVDE is encoded by the coding sequence ATGAATAAAATTAAAAATTTCCATTTTACTGTGTATGAATATCTCATCGCATATCACGCTGTAAATCCATCATTTACTTTTCTAACCAGAAAAAGAGATTCTAAAAAGTACAAAAAAGAAGATGGATATATTCTAGTAGGTAATGATGATTATGCTACCGCTGGTCTAGTAAATCGCAAAGGAGCAAACCTGTCTAGTCGTGCTATTTCTTTATTCTTTGTAAAGACTGGAGAAAACAGTTTTGATGTTAAACTGGATATTAATTATAATGATGATTTAAACGCAACAGATAAAAATGCACTGGATCAATTAGTAAGTCGTTTAAATCTAGAGTCCAATGATACCAGACAGCAGGTTGCTGTTGCACAGGTTAAGGATGATGATACTAATCAATTGTTTGAATATTTAAATCGTTTTTACCCAATCCTATTGAACTGGTCAGAGAGTAGTGAAACTAAGGATTTTCTAGTCTCAAAAACAGAGTTTAAAAAACTAACTAAAAAAATAAAACCTTATTTAAAATCTAATCAGCAAGAATTACCACAACTTATTCTGGTAAACCTGACTTGGAATAGTAAAGACTGGAAGGAACCTAGTGTAGATATAAGTAATCACGGTTATGTGAAAGAAGGAAATGTTCCTGGCGAAAGCTGGAATTTTCAAGTTGATGCGCCTTGGAATGATGAAGATTACCTGTATGGTTATGCTCAATTTACAAATGAACCTACTATTAAAGATAATCTACTACTTATCTTTTATTCACAAGGTAAGATAGTCGGTTTTTATGGAGATGCGCAAATAGGTAATTTTACTGAAGAAGCCTTTAAAAACTTAAGTGGAGATCGTGCGTTAAGTTTTGTTTTAGAAAACAAAATAGATGGTATTAAAGAAAAAGGTTTTCTTGAAGATAAAGAACGTATCGGTCAGATAGGTTTCACTTATTTACAAGAATCTGTGACCTTTGATGTGATAGTTGAAGAAGCGATTCGATTGAACCCAAATCAAGCTTTACAATTAGATCATTTGAAAACGTGGTATTATTCAGGAGCAACCCCATCAGATACTCAAGAAGACATGGATGAGTTAATGAGCGCATTACGTCAGTTATCAAAGCAACAAATTAAAGATTATTTTAAACATCTAGAATTACTTAAAGATGAATTTAAGCTAAACATAAATGATGAACGAATTGTTTTTAATATCGCTCAAGGCAATTTAAACTTTCATATAGGGCAGCGATATGTATTCAATTTATCTTTTGAAAAGACTTCTAAGATATACGGCGTCATTTCAAAGAATAAACTCAATGAGAACTCTGAAGCTTTTAAGGATAATCCAGAAAGTACTTATTTTAATTATTATTTAGAAAATTTACAAAATTTCACAGTTCTAGAAGACCATTTTATAGCCGTAAAAGAAGAATTAGATGCTACTATTAAATGTAGTAGGTTAAAGTTTGATAATCCTTTTTTTAGAGAAATGGTTTTTAATACTCCATTCAGAAATGAAGTTTATCAAAAATTATTTGATTCAAATCAATCCAGTATGATCAATCCCAATACTATTTTATACGGTCCGCCAGGAACAGGAAAGACCTATCTAACTATTGCAAAAGCAGTTGCCTTAGTAGATCCTGATTTTTATAATATCAATAAAGATGATCGAGAAAAAATAGGGAATCGATATCAAGAATTATTGATTTCTAATTGGGAAAAAACTACTGGTCAGATTGCCTTTACCACTTTCCATCAATCTTTTACTTATGAGGATTTTGTGGAAGGCATAAAGCCCGTTATGGAATCTGATGATTTAAAATACAAAGTAGAAGATGGTATTTTAAAAAAAATGTGCTTACTAGCAAAAGGTAGTAGCAGTATAGACGAGTTACAAACTGATGGAGAGTTATCATGGGATGAAAACACCTTTGAACAATCTTTATTCTATAAGCTAAGTCTAGGAGAAGCAGCAAATCCAGAAGATGACATAATTTATGAATATTGTATTAATAATAATCTCATTACTCTTGGTTTTATAAGAGAAGTTGACTTAACAGGAAAATCTCAGTCTCAAATAAGAGAAATAAGTAGTGATAATGATAGATCTATTGCAGCTGCTCAAATGCTGAATACATTTGTACATGGATTACAAGAAGACGATTATATAGTTATAAGTAAGGGAAATCGTATTGTTAGAGCTTTAGGAAAGATTACAGGAGGTTACTTTTATGATCCAAATTCTGAAATAGAATATGCTCATTTTAGAAAAGTAGAATGGATATTTAAAGATCAAGAAGTCCCTTCAAAAGAAATATATAGAAACAGTTTAACACAACGAAGTCTTTATAAACTGGATCAATCCTTAATAAAAAAGGACTTCTTTGTAAAAAGTGCTACAGCCATTAACATTGAAACTGATGTTGATCAGCCATATATACTTATAATAGACGAAATCAATCGTGGTAACGTAGCTTCCATCTTTGGCGAACTCATTACACTTATTGAAACCGATAAAAGAGCTGGAGCAGAGAATGAGTTAAGCGTCATTTTACCGTATTCTAAAACTAAATTTTCAGTACCCAGCAATCTACACATCATAGGAACTATGAATACTGCTGATCGTTCTATTGAGGCACTGGATAGCGCATTGCGCAGGAGATTTGAATTCATAGAAATGTTGCCAGATTATGATGTGATCGATAAAGAGCTGAATCAAATGGACTTTGAAGGTTATCAGCTTTCAGCAATTTTGAAAATAATCAATAACCGTATCACCATTCTTATTGATCGTGACCATCAGATAGGACATTCCTACTTTTTAAAGTTGAAGCATTCCGCTGATTTAGAAAAAAATTTAAAATCGGTTTTTAAAAATAAAATCATTCCGTTATTGCAAGAATATTTCTTCAATGATTATGTGAAGATTGCCATGGTTATTGGGGAAGGCTTTATGGATAAAGATCAATACAGCAAGGTGACATTTGCTACCAGTGATGGCGATTATGCTTCAGATTACGACGGCGTTGTAAGATATGAGATTAAGAAGGATTTTGAAATGAGTAAGGCAATAATGCAATTGATGGGAGATACGGTAGATGAGTAA
- a CDS encoding McrC family protein, whose protein sequence is MSKKPNSISVFEYESITHVKGKRFYNAKFSKVIYESFLSFHEREPNTPFFDLIHNGVRFKNYVGAIQIGKTTIEVLPKAGKNENRQEWQHVLLTMLKTCHLLTAKESGSASLKLRANSVLELYFELFLNEVEALIRRGLIKKYSKQQGQQRALKGALVFSQQLSKNLVHKERFFTLHTIYSKDHLIHQILNEALFVISIISTDSNLADKMGRVRSLFPEVSRVKVNATLFERIVLSRKHKPYQKVLSIAKLILLNYRPDIKAGRKDLLAIMFDMNRLWEEYVLQILRKGNDGSWQIKGQESQLFWRRKTIRPDIVLEKEGVKYVIDTKWKVIDSNRPSDADLKQMYVYNHHWNAQQSMLLYPNDGFQTYNSGKFELPYLDKGHHSCKLGFVHVIKESSLNLQMATDIFGLLDHENHRNTLLTQ, encoded by the coding sequence ATGAGTAAAAAGCCAAATTCCATATCAGTTTTTGAGTATGAGTCCATAACACACGTTAAAGGCAAGCGATTTTACAATGCTAAATTCTCCAAAGTTATTTATGAATCGTTCCTAAGCTTTCATGAACGTGAACCCAATACACCATTTTTTGATTTGATCCATAACGGCGTCCGCTTCAAAAACTATGTTGGTGCCATTCAAATCGGAAAAACAACGATTGAAGTCTTGCCCAAAGCTGGCAAGAATGAGAATAGACAAGAATGGCAGCATGTGTTGCTCACGATGCTCAAGACCTGTCACTTATTGACTGCAAAGGAAAGCGGATCTGCAAGTTTAAAGTTACGAGCAAATTCCGTCTTAGAATTGTATTTCGAATTGTTCTTAAACGAGGTTGAAGCGCTGATCAGACGAGGACTCATTAAAAAATATAGCAAACAGCAAGGACAGCAGAGAGCACTTAAGGGAGCATTAGTCTTTAGCCAGCAATTAAGTAAGAATCTGGTGCATAAAGAACGGTTCTTCACACTCCACACGATTTATTCTAAAGACCACCTTATTCATCAAATTTTAAACGAAGCTCTTTTCGTGATATCCATTATTTCAACAGACTCAAATCTTGCAGATAAAATGGGTCGGGTTCGTTCCTTATTTCCGGAGGTGAGCAGAGTCAAAGTAAATGCAACACTATTTGAACGTATTGTGCTTTCGCGAAAGCATAAACCGTATCAAAAAGTACTGTCCATAGCAAAACTTATTTTACTTAATTACCGGCCAGATATCAAAGCTGGACGCAAAGATCTACTGGCTATCATGTTTGATATGAATAGATTGTGGGAAGAATATGTATTGCAGATATTGAGAAAGGGTAACGATGGAAGCTGGCAAATAAAGGGGCAAGAATCTCAATTATTCTGGAGAAGGAAAACCATTCGACCTGATATTGTACTTGAAAAAGAAGGTGTGAAATATGTTATTGATACTAAGTGGAAAGTTATCGATAGCAATAGACCTAGCGATGCTGATCTAAAACAAATGTACGTTTACAACCACCACTGGAATGCTCAACAAAGTATGCTGTTGTACCCTAATGATGGATTCCAAACGTACAACTCAGGGAAATTTGAATTACCGTACTTAGATAAGGGACATCATTCTTGCAAGCTAGGATTTGTACACGTGATCAAAGAGTCAAGTCTAAACTTACAGATGGCAACGGATATATTCGGATTGTTGGATCACGAAAATCATAGAAATACTTTGCTCACCCAATAG